From one Dysidea avara chromosome 9, odDysAvar1.4, whole genome shotgun sequence genomic stretch:
- the LOC136265471 gene encoding peroxisomal N(1)-acetyl-spermine/spermidine oxidase-like encodes MSSRIELKKKVIVVGAGIAGIAAARELYKHDLFDVVILEASNRAGGRMFTGNIDNTPVEFGATFIHGAGEHNAIYQLAKHYGMISDERRENPEMWDKSTLSAVLTNGETISSEVVMKYWNMFSNLADDFEGTNNSSTWASMYNDLYSYLDAEFTKCFSGDALKTPPYVKSMFDTFVNWLTISEGGDHCRGIGINGSYRNLPGDREVRFENIYSYGYLTQKLVADLPKCIHYNTEVLSINIENSPALVTCKNGCQYEADHVIVTVPLGVLKKRCLDESLSPNEQSLFIPALSTEKQIAIRSIGFAQVGKIVLQFDQEITSKYSLIPLMILWRPDDKHDPVINKKFPWATELFLLERIQNSNLYESWVTGSTVACVEQASKEEIIEAFTYILSKVFKHHIPKIVDVHMHKWQSDPLFNGCYTVHLADVNTSANITKLREPLNNNQVLFAGEATTKEYYSTVHGAYLTGIREAKRLIN; translated from the coding sequence ATGAGTAGCAGGATTGAATTAAAGAAGAAAGTAATCGTTGTTGGTGCTGGAATAGCTGGCATCGCTGCTGCGAGGGAACTTTACAAACATGATCTTTTCGATGTTGTCATTCTAGAGGCTTCAAACAGAGCTGGTGGGCGAATGTTTACTGGAAACATAGACAATACTCCGGTAGAATTCGGAGCTACATTCATTCATGGCGCTGGAGAGCACAACGCTATCTACCAGCTAGCCAAACACTATGGCATGATATCCGATGAAAGACGAGAAAATCCTGAGATGTGGGACAAATCAACTCTTTCTGCTGTTCTGACTAATGGAGAGACAATATCCAGTGAAGTTGTAATGAAATATTGGAACATGTTCTCTAACTTAGCTGATGATTTTGAAGGCACCAATAACTCTTCCACTTGGGCTAGTATGTACAATGACTTGTATAGCTACTTGGATgctgaattcacaaaatgtttCTCTGGTGATGCTTTGAAGACTCCTCCTTATGTGAAGAGCATGTTTGATACATTTGTAAACTGGCTGACAATATCCGAAGGTGGAGATCATTGCAGAGGTATCGGCATCAATGGAAGCTACCGTAACCTGCCTGGAGATCGTGAGGTCAGATTTGAAAACATCTACTCTTATGGCTACTTGACACAGAAGCTGGTGGCTGACCTGCCTAAGTGTATCCACTACAACACAGAGGTGTTAAGCATTAATATAGAAAACAGTCCTGCATTGGTCACGTGTAAAAATGGATGCCAGTATGAAGCTGATCATGTAATTGTCACTGTTCCACTTGGTGTGCTAAAGAAACGTTGTCTGGATGAGAGCTTGTCACCAAACGAACAATCATTGTTCATACCTGCGTTATCTACTGAGAAACAGATAGCCATTCGAAGCATTGGCTTTGCTCAAGTTGGAAAAATAGTACTGCAATTTGACCAGGAGATCACCAGTAAATACAGTCTAATTCCACTAATGATCTTGTGGCGCCCAGACGACAAACATGATCCAGTAATAAACAAAAAATTTCCATGGGCAACTGAACTGTTTCTGCTGGAAAGGATTCAAAACTCCAATCTGTATGAGTCGTGGGTAACTGGAAGTACTGTGGCTTGTGTTGAGCAGGCCAGCAAGGAAGAGATTATAGAAGCATTTACTTACATTCTCAGCAAAGTGTTCAAACATCATATTCCCAAGATAGTGGATGTTCACATGCACAAATGGCAGTCAGATCCTTTATTTAATGGTTGTTACACTGTACACCTTGCTGATGTAAACACTTCGGC